A single genomic interval of Hydractinia symbiolongicarpus strain clone_291-10 chromosome 8, HSymV2.1, whole genome shotgun sequence harbors:
- the LOC130655017 gene encoding uncharacterized protein LOC130655017: MQTRICKSCCYTRKPKEHKKGENNFISLFQYIQVKNFNQCQLPQQKRRIEEFCLMGSGGRVKSSSRVTHRCDRQATSSLFKKIKLLCQINSNLREWVDLLHYCYFRRYKLAITSPYVSPP; encoded by the exons ATGCAAACACGTATCTGTAAATCATGTTGTTATACAAGAAAACCAAAGGAGCATAAAAAAGGAGAAAATAACTTTATAAGCTTATTTCAATATATACAG gttaaaaactttAATCAATGCCAGTTACCTCAACAAAAaagg AGAATTGAAGAATTTTGTCTAATGGGATCCGGCGGCCGTGTAAAGTCTTCAAGTAGGGTGACACACCGGTGCGACCGCCAAGCAACTTCttctttgtttaaaaagatTAAGTTATTATGCCAAATCAATAGCAACCTACGCGAGTGGGTGGACCTGCTTCACTACTGTTACTTTCGTCGATACAAATTAGCCATCACCAGCCCCTACGTATCCCCACCCTAA
- the LOC130655016 gene encoding uncharacterized protein LOC130655016, with protein MTIKTILWFTFGGTFSALYANKIRGFHFLRKPQVHVITTLLGFAIGYKLHLFEENYEDLLQEARKANPLSTFYPRESLLAYQAMVRRKQEQTVISDVDNESFEISEEEENGDK; from the exons ATGACAATTAAAACCATTCTCTGGTTCACATTTGGTGGAACGTTTTCTGCCTTGTATGCAAATAAAATACGTGgctttcattttttaagaa aaCCTCAAGTACATGTTATAACTACCTTACTTGGTTTTGCGATTGGTTATAAGTTGCACTTGTTTGAAGAAAATTATGAAGATTTGTTACAGGAAGCAAGGAAAGCTAATCCTCTCTCAACGTTTTATCCGAGAGAATCACTATTGGCTTACCAAGCAATGGTAAGAAGGAAACAAGAACAAACTGTCATCTCTGACGTAGATAATGAAA GTTTTGAAATCAGTGAAGAAGAAGAGAATGGGGACAAGTAA